A window from Streptomyces subrutilus encodes these proteins:
- a CDS encoding glycoside hydrolase family 35 protein — MLTHDQDGFRRAGRPHRIVSGALHYFRVHPDLWEDRLRRLRALGVNTVDTYVPWNFHETARGKADFTGPRDLGRFLRLARELGLDAIVRPGPYICAEWDFGGLPARLLAVEGLHLRCSDPRFEAEVDGWFDLVVPEVLPLLASRGGPVVAVQIENEYGSYGNDTRYRAHVERALVERGVDCLLFTADGPEDAMLQGGMVPGRLATATFGARPAERLAALRRYQRTGPLAAMEFWIGWFDHWGEDHHVRAVDDAAESLDELLATGASVNLYMAHGGTNFGFWAGANHTGSRPGDAGYEPTVTSYDYDAPIGEAGELTPKFFAFREVIGAYVPLPDEPLPEPPPRMAPAVAVPAGTAELLDGLDRLAGPPVLRPAPESMERLGQNHGLIHYRTTVTGPRPAMPVRIDGLGDRAYVFADGVPLGVLDRNAPDEGLDLPVGAAGVVLDVLVRAQGRVNYGPLLDDRKGIWRGVRHGHQQLFEWEIRPLPLTDLSALDWSAAAPRADAVPRADDDARAAGASGGSGASGAPGEGRPVFHRFTHTPDAPADAFVDLSAWGTGLVWVNGFLLGHYDTPRGPQRTLYAPGPLWQAGENEIIVLELQRPGPDLPLRDQPDLGRTTVVTLQ; from the coding sequence ATGCTCACGCACGACCAGGACGGATTCCGGCGCGCAGGCCGCCCCCACCGCATCGTCTCGGGTGCCCTGCACTACTTCCGGGTCCACCCCGACCTGTGGGAGGACCGGCTGAGGCGGCTGCGGGCCCTCGGTGTGAACACCGTCGACACCTACGTCCCGTGGAACTTCCACGAGACCGCCCGCGGGAAGGCCGACTTCACCGGCCCGCGCGATCTGGGCCGCTTCCTGCGCCTCGCCCGAGAGCTCGGCCTCGACGCCATCGTCCGGCCCGGCCCGTACATCTGCGCCGAATGGGACTTCGGCGGCCTGCCCGCCCGGCTCCTCGCGGTGGAAGGCCTCCACCTGCGCTGTTCCGACCCGCGCTTCGAGGCCGAGGTGGACGGCTGGTTCGACCTGGTCGTCCCCGAGGTGCTGCCCCTGCTCGCGAGCCGGGGCGGACCCGTCGTCGCCGTGCAGATAGAGAACGAGTACGGTTCGTACGGCAACGACACCCGCTACCGCGCCCACGTCGAACGCGCGCTGGTCGAACGCGGCGTGGACTGCCTGCTCTTCACCGCCGACGGTCCCGAGGACGCGATGCTCCAGGGCGGCATGGTCCCCGGCCGCCTCGCCACCGCCACCTTCGGCGCGCGGCCCGCCGAACGGCTCGCTGCCCTGCGGCGCTACCAGCGGACGGGCCCGCTCGCGGCCATGGAGTTCTGGATCGGCTGGTTCGACCACTGGGGGGAGGACCACCACGTCCGAGCGGTGGACGACGCGGCCGAGTCCCTCGACGAACTCCTCGCCACCGGCGCCTCCGTCAACCTCTACATGGCCCACGGCGGCACCAACTTCGGCTTCTGGGCCGGGGCCAACCACACCGGGTCGCGGCCCGGCGACGCCGGCTACGAACCGACCGTGACCAGCTACGACTACGACGCGCCCATCGGCGAGGCCGGCGAGCTCACCCCGAAGTTCTTCGCGTTCCGCGAGGTCATCGGCGCGTACGTGCCCCTGCCCGACGAGCCGCTGCCCGAGCCGCCGCCCCGCATGGCCCCCGCCGTCGCCGTCCCCGCGGGCACGGCGGAGCTGCTCGACGGCCTCGACCGGCTCGCGGGTCCGCCGGTCCTGCGGCCCGCGCCCGAGTCCATGGAACGCCTCGGCCAGAACCACGGCCTGATCCACTACCGCACCACCGTCACCGGCCCGCGCCCCGCCATGCCCGTCCGGATCGACGGGCTCGGGGACCGCGCGTACGTCTTCGCCGACGGCGTCCCGCTCGGCGTGCTCGACCGCAACGCCCCCGACGAGGGGCTCGACCTGCCGGTCGGCGCGGCGGGCGTGGTGCTCGACGTCCTCGTACGGGCCCAGGGCCGGGTCAACTACGGGCCGCTCCTCGACGACCGCAAGGGCATCTGGCGCGGTGTCCGCCACGGCCACCAGCAGCTGTTCGAGTGGGAGATCCGCCCGCTCCCGCTCACCGACCTCTCGGCGCTCGACTGGTCGGCCGCCGCTCCGCGCGCAGACGCCGTTCCGCGCGCAGACGACGATGCGCGCGCCGCGGGCGCGTCCGGCGGGTCCGGCGCCTCCGGCGCGCCCGGAGAGGGTCGCCCGGTCTTCCACCGCTTCACCCACACCCCCGACGCCCCCGCCGACGCCTTCGTCGACCTCTCCGCCTGGGGCACCGGCCTGGTCTGGGTCAACGGCTTCCTCCTCGGCCACTACGACACCCCGCGCGGCCCGCAGCGCACGCTCTACGCCCCCGGACCGCTCTGGCAGGCCGGCGAGAACGAGATCATCGTCCTCGAACTCCAGCGCCCCGGCCCCGACCTGCCGCTGCGCGACCAGCCCGACCTCGGCCGCACCACGGTCGTCACCCTCCAGTGA